The following proteins come from a genomic window of Paramicrobacterium humi:
- the mmsA gene encoding multiple monosaccharide ABC transporter ATP-binding protein, which yields MTSTILEMRDITKTFPGVKALSNVNLTVEAGTVHAICGENGAGKSTLMKVLSGVYPHGTYSGDIVFAGSVQSFSTIRDSEAQGIVIIHQELALSPYLSIAENIFLGNEQRGIGGLIDWNKTNHEAAKLLARVGLRENPTTKILDIGVGKQQLVEIAKALSKRVKLLILDEPTAALNDEDSDHLLNLILQLKEEGITSIIISHKLNEIKKVADTVTVIRDGQTIESMVKNEVTEERIIKDMVGRDLEHRYPDHTPNIGEEILRVEEWTAHHPQDVSRVVVDGVSLNVRAGEIVGIAGLMGAGRTEFAMSLFGHSYGTRISGRVFKNGEEIRTRTVSEAIKNGIAYATEDRKNYGLNLIEDIKRNISVASLDKISKAGLVNDNEEYRVANSFRSDMNIKSPTVLAKTGKLSGGNQQKVVLSKWIYSDPDVLILDEPTRGIDVGAKYEIYAIINKLAAAGKGVIVISSELPELLGICDRIYALSEGRITGQMPVEDATPEALLKLMTMEKPR from the coding sequence ATGACAAGCACAATTCTCGAGATGCGCGACATCACGAAGACGTTCCCCGGCGTCAAGGCGCTCTCGAATGTGAACCTGACGGTCGAAGCCGGCACGGTGCACGCCATCTGCGGCGAGAACGGCGCCGGGAAGTCGACCCTCATGAAGGTGCTCTCGGGCGTGTACCCGCACGGCACGTACTCGGGCGACATCGTCTTCGCCGGCTCCGTGCAATCGTTCAGCACGATCCGCGACTCGGAGGCGCAGGGGATCGTCATCATCCACCAGGAGCTCGCGCTGAGCCCCTACCTCTCGATCGCCGAGAACATCTTCCTCGGCAACGAGCAGCGCGGCATCGGCGGCCTCATCGACTGGAACAAGACGAACCACGAGGCGGCGAAGCTGCTCGCGCGCGTGGGGCTGCGGGAGAACCCGACGACGAAGATCCTCGACATCGGCGTCGGCAAGCAGCAGCTCGTCGAGATCGCGAAGGCGCTCTCGAAGCGCGTCAAGCTCCTGATCCTCGACGAGCCGACGGCGGCGCTCAACGACGAGGACTCCGACCACCTGCTGAACCTCATCCTCCAGCTCAAGGAGGAGGGGATCACGTCGATCATCATCAGCCACAAGCTCAACGAGATCAAGAAGGTCGCCGACACCGTCACCGTGATTCGCGACGGCCAGACGATCGAGAGCATGGTCAAGAACGAGGTGACCGAAGAGCGCATCATCAAGGACATGGTTGGCCGCGACCTCGAGCACCGCTACCCCGACCACACGCCCAACATCGGCGAGGAGATCCTCCGGGTCGAGGAGTGGACGGCGCACCACCCGCAGGACGTCTCCCGCGTCGTCGTCGACGGCGTCTCGCTCAACGTGCGCGCGGGCGAGATCGTCGGCATCGCGGGGCTCATGGGCGCCGGTCGCACCGAGTTCGCGATGAGCCTGTTCGGGCACTCCTACGGCACCCGCATCTCGGGCCGCGTCTTCAAGAACGGCGAAGAGATCAGGACCCGCACGGTCTCCGAGGCGATCAAGAACGGCATCGCGTACGCGACCGAGGACCGCAAAAACTACGGACTCAACCTCATCGAGGACATCAAGCGCAACATCTCCGTCGCGTCGCTCGACAAGATCTCGAAGGCCGGTCTCGTCAACGACAACGAAGAGTATCGGGTGGCGAACTCGTTCCGGTCCGACATGAACATCAAGTCGCCCACCGTGCTCGCCAAGACCGGCAAGCTCTCGGGCGGCAACCAGCAGAAAGTCGTGCTGTCGAAGTGGATCTACTCCGACCCCGACGTGCTCATCCTCGACGAGCCGACTCGAGGCATCGACGTGGGCGCGAAGTACGAGATCTACGCCATCATCAACAAGCTCGCCGCGGCGGGCAAAGGCGTGATCGTCATCTCCTCCGAGCTGCCCGAGCTGCTCGGCATCTGCGATCGCATCTACGCGCTCAGCGAGGGCCGCATCACCGGGCAGATGCCCGTTGAGGATGCCACTCCCGAAGCGCTCCTCAAGCTCATGACCATGGAAAAGCCGCGCTAG
- a CDS encoding ABC transporter permease, protein MSALSSPPATEAMALAHEKGEPGSVVRWWLRSWHPIVFVVGVLVVWWLVTELGLVQPYIIPSPVDTWSAFADNVPYLAQHTWVTTYETVVGFVIAVVVGLAVAVVMVYSQGLEKTLYPVILFAQVIPKIAIAPLFVVWLGFGASPKILVAVLMAFFPVVISGLAGLRTVDPEILQLTSTMGAGRFKTFVKVRLPAALPELLSGLKVAATLAVTGAVVGEFVGANEGLGYVILQANGNLDTAMLFAALIIMSLMGVVLFGIIQIAEKFLIPWHASKRDLGASTVRL, encoded by the coding sequence ATGTCCGCACTCTCATCACCGCCCGCCACGGAGGCCATGGCGCTCGCACACGAGAAGGGCGAGCCCGGCTCGGTGGTTCGCTGGTGGCTGCGCAGCTGGCATCCGATCGTGTTCGTCGTCGGAGTGCTCGTCGTCTGGTGGCTCGTCACCGAGCTCGGCCTCGTGCAGCCCTACATCATCCCGTCGCCGGTTGACACCTGGAGCGCCTTCGCCGACAACGTGCCCTACCTCGCGCAGCACACCTGGGTGACGACGTACGAGACCGTCGTCGGCTTCGTCATCGCCGTCGTCGTCGGCCTCGCGGTCGCGGTCGTCATGGTGTACTCGCAGGGACTCGAGAAGACCCTCTACCCGGTCATCCTCTTCGCTCAAGTGATCCCGAAGATCGCTATCGCGCCGCTCTTCGTCGTCTGGCTCGGCTTCGGAGCGAGCCCCAAGATCCTCGTCGCCGTGCTCATGGCGTTCTTCCCCGTCGTCATCTCCGGCCTCGCCGGACTGCGCACGGTCGATCCCGAGATCCTCCAGCTGACCTCGACGATGGGAGCGGGGCGCTTCAAGACCTTCGTCAAGGTGCGCCTGCCGGCCGCCCTGCCCGAGCTGCTCTCCGGCCTCAAGGTCGCGGCGACGCTCGCCGTCACGGGCGCTGTCGTCGGCGAGTTCGTCGGCGCGAACGAAGGCCTCGGCTACGTCATCCTCCAGGCGAACGGCAACCTCGACACCGCCATGCTGTTCGCGGCCCTCATCATCATGTCGCTCATGGGCGTCGTGCTCTTCGGCATCATCCAGATCGCCGAGAAGTTCCTCATCCCGTGGCACGCCTCCAAGCGCGACCTCGGCGCATCCACAGTCCGTCTCTAA
- a CDS encoding ABC transporter substrate-binding protein has product MKKPGAVLTALAAFAASALVLSGCSAGASGGSEEKADGATPVTLMLNWYPYGEHAPFYYGVEKGIFEDHGIDLTIKAGQGSTKTAQAVGQKQVDFGWADTPAVMANIDKGVAIKSVGVFLQTTPSAVQVFSDSGITSPKDLKGKTIAVSAGDAPTTTFPAYLEAVGLSESDVKQQNLDAAGKIAAMLSGQVDGLIGFAHDQGPTIADKSGKKITYLRYSDAGLNFYSNGLIAPDDTISNDPDLVKAMVAATSEAFTAAAEDPEGAVAAMDGKDPQMPNKSVLLDQWKETIKLLHTDATKDAAPGVNDEGDWTSTIEVLATAGLIEKAGDVSTYFDSSFAPKG; this is encoded by the coding sequence ATGAAGAAGCCAGGCGCCGTCCTCACGGCACTCGCCGCCTTCGCGGCATCCGCACTCGTCCTCTCCGGCTGCAGCGCCGGCGCCTCCGGCGGCTCGGAGGAGAAGGCCGACGGCGCGACTCCCGTGACCCTCATGCTCAACTGGTACCCCTACGGCGAGCACGCTCCGTTCTACTACGGCGTCGAGAAGGGCATCTTCGAGGACCACGGAATCGACCTGACGATCAAGGCCGGGCAAGGCTCGACGAAGACCGCGCAGGCGGTCGGCCAGAAGCAGGTCGACTTCGGCTGGGCCGACACCCCCGCCGTCATGGCGAACATCGACAAGGGCGTCGCGATAAAGAGCGTCGGCGTCTTCCTGCAGACGACCCCGTCGGCCGTGCAGGTGTTCTCCGACTCCGGCATCACCTCGCCGAAGGACCTCAAGGGCAAGACGATCGCGGTCTCGGCCGGCGACGCGCCCACGACGACATTCCCCGCCTACCTCGAGGCCGTCGGCCTGTCCGAGTCCGACGTCAAGCAGCAGAACCTCGACGCCGCGGGCAAGATCGCCGCCATGCTCTCCGGGCAGGTCGACGGACTCATCGGCTTTGCCCACGACCAGGGACCCACGATCGCCGACAAGAGCGGCAAGAAGATCACCTACTTGCGCTACTCCGACGCCGGCCTGAACTTCTACAGCAACGGCCTCATCGCCCCCGACGACACGATCTCGAACGACCCCGACCTCGTGAAGGCCATGGTCGCGGCGACGTCCGAGGCGTTCACCGCGGCGGCCGAAGACCCCGAAGGGGCAGTGGCGGCGATGGACGGCAAGGACCCGCAGATGCCGAACAAGTCCGTGCTGCTCGACCAGTGGAAGGAGACCATCAAGCTCCTCCACACGGATGCGACGAAGGATGCCGCGCCCGGCGTCAACGACGAAGGCGACTGGACCTCCACGATCGAGGTGCTCGCGACAGCGGGACTCATCGAGAAGGCCGGCGACGTCAGCACCTACTTCGACTCGTCCTTCGCCCCGAAGGGCTGA
- a CDS encoding MFS transporter: protein MSVDEKSAEAAGGILNRTYRWVTLGSTALVFLAAFESLAVTTVMPVVSADLRGESLYALAFAGPLATGVIGMVGVGNWADRRGPVTPLYAAVLAFVIGLLVAGTATTMPVFVAGRLVQGLGGGGLTVALYVVIARVYPGALHPKIFAAFAAAWVVPSLVGPVVAGAVAELFSWHWVFLGVVGLIVIALLMVVPSLRRIERTRDDSVRWSVSRFAWASLAALAVLGLNLLGKLPGVGWSLALACCGVAFVSVRPLVPRGTLAAVRGVPSVIGMRGLASAAFFGAEVYVPYLLTREYGFSPSLAGLALTCAALSWSGASAVQGRLGARVAHPVFTRVGSALVIVATAGACATALLHLPAAVVIVGWAIGGAGMGFAYPRLSVMVLEFSTPKNQGFNSSAMSIADSLGGAMSLALTGIVFAAFSSNVASFGAVFALTVLVALGAMLVAPRVAASAPGTGQPTREVQ from the coding sequence GTGTCAGTGGACGAGAAGAGCGCGGAGGCCGCGGGCGGAATCCTTAACAGGACGTATCGCTGGGTGACGCTGGGATCGACCGCTCTCGTGTTCCTCGCCGCCTTCGAGTCGCTGGCCGTGACAACGGTGATGCCCGTCGTGAGCGCCGACCTGCGCGGAGAGTCGCTGTACGCTCTCGCGTTCGCCGGACCGCTCGCGACGGGCGTCATCGGGATGGTGGGCGTCGGCAACTGGGCCGACCGGCGGGGGCCCGTGACCCCGCTCTATGCGGCGGTGCTCGCGTTCGTCATCGGGCTTCTCGTGGCGGGAACGGCCACGACCATGCCCGTGTTCGTGGCCGGACGGCTCGTGCAGGGACTCGGCGGCGGCGGGCTGACGGTCGCGCTCTACGTCGTGATCGCGCGCGTCTACCCCGGCGCGCTTCATCCGAAGATCTTCGCCGCCTTCGCCGCGGCGTGGGTCGTGCCCTCCCTCGTCGGCCCCGTCGTGGCGGGCGCGGTCGCCGAGCTGTTCAGCTGGCACTGGGTCTTCCTCGGCGTCGTCGGGCTCATCGTCATCGCCCTGCTCATGGTCGTGCCGTCGCTTCGCCGGATCGAGCGCACGCGCGACGACAGCGTCCGCTGGTCGGTGAGCCGGTTCGCGTGGGCGAGCCTCGCGGCTCTCGCGGTGCTCGGCCTCAACCTGCTCGGCAAGCTGCCCGGCGTGGGCTGGTCGCTCGCCCTCGCCTGCTGCGGCGTCGCGTTCGTGAGCGTTCGACCGCTCGTCCCGCGAGGAACCCTCGCCGCCGTGCGCGGCGTGCCCTCCGTCATCGGGATGCGCGGGCTCGCGTCCGCGGCTTTCTTCGGCGCCGAGGTGTACGTGCCCTACCTGCTCACGCGCGAGTACGGCTTCAGCCCCAGTCTCGCCGGCCTCGCCCTCACGTGCGCCGCGCTCAGCTGGTCGGGGGCGTCCGCCGTGCAGGGCCGACTCGGCGCCCGCGTCGCGCACCCGGTATTCACGCGAGTCGGCTCGGCGCTCGTGATCGTCGCGACGGCGGGCGCGTGCGCCACAGCGCTGCTGCACCTGCCGGCCGCTGTCGTGATCGTCGGCTGGGCGATCGGCGGCGCCGGCATGGGGTTCGCGTATCCGCGGCTGTCGGTGATGGTGCTCGAATTCTCGACGCCAAAGAACCAGGGCTTCAACAGCTCAGCGATGTCGATCGCCGACTCGCTCGGCGGCGCCATGTCGCTCGCCCTCACGGGGATCGTGTTCGCCGCGTTCTCCTCGAACGTCGCCTCCTTCGGCGCGGTGTTCGCGCTCACGGTGCTTGTCGCGCTGGGCGCGATGCTCGTGGCGCCGCGAGTCGCGGCATCCGCCCCCGGCACGGGTCAGCCCACGCGTGAGGTCCAGTGA
- a CDS encoding DUF4287 domain-containing protein: MSFQAYLDAIEAKTGLTPRQLVDKAAERGFGADSKAAPILEWLKEDYGLGRGHGMALVHVITKGDRISTKHVGTDGAHADASDRLWLDGIATKPADY, encoded by the coding sequence ATGTCGTTTCAGGCCTACCTCGACGCGATCGAGGCGAAGACCGGACTCACGCCGCGCCAGCTCGTCGACAAGGCGGCCGAGCGCGGTTTCGGCGCCGACTCGAAGGCCGCGCCGATTCTCGAGTGGCTCAAGGAGGACTACGGTCTGGGTCGCGGCCACGGCATGGCGCTCGTGCACGTGATCACCAAGGGCGATCGCATCAGCACGAAGCACGTCGGCACCGACGGCGCGCACGCCGACGCGAGCGACCGACTGTGGCTCGACGGCATCGCGACGAAGCCCGCCGACTATTGA
- a CDS encoding LacI family DNA-binding transcriptional regulator, with protein sequence MADETERRRAPNIRDVARLAGVSHQTVSRVLNEHPSIRESTKQRVLDVMAELNYRPNRAARALVTSRSRTIGILASQRSEYGPATMIQAIENAGKDRGYLVSTVNLTATDDAAIRVALDHLMAQAVDGIVIIAPQVRVLNAISLLKLDVPFVTVHLRDGVDQNVIAVDQIAGARVATRHLIELGHRHIYHLAGPQDWIEAESRMRGFLEEMSAHDVATTAPILGDWSSDFGYRAARELLRIRDFTAIFSSNDQMALGLMHAIRDGGLDVPGDISIVGFDDIPEAKHFWPPLTTVRQDFSELGRRAVSRLLDNLGEEGFDEAITLEPQLIVRGSTAPPAF encoded by the coding sequence ATGGCAGACGAGACCGAGCGGCGCCGCGCCCCCAACATTCGCGACGTCGCTCGCCTCGCGGGCGTGAGCCACCAGACGGTCTCGCGCGTGCTGAACGAGCATCCGAGCATCCGGGAATCCACAAAGCAGCGCGTGCTCGATGTCATGGCGGAGCTCAACTACCGGCCGAACCGGGCGGCCCGGGCGCTCGTCACGAGCCGCTCGCGCACGATCGGCATCCTCGCCTCGCAGCGCTCCGAGTACGGGCCGGCGACGATGATCCAGGCCATCGAGAACGCTGGCAAGGACCGCGGCTACCTCGTGAGCACCGTCAACCTGACGGCGACCGACGACGCGGCGATCCGCGTCGCGCTCGACCACCTCATGGCACAGGCGGTCGACGGCATCGTCATCATCGCGCCGCAAGTGCGCGTGCTCAACGCCATCAGCCTGCTCAAGCTCGACGTGCCGTTCGTCACCGTCCACTTGCGCGACGGCGTCGACCAGAACGTCATCGCCGTCGACCAGATCGCCGGGGCGCGAGTGGCGACACGGCACCTGATCGAGCTCGGTCACCGGCACATCTACCACCTGGCCGGGCCGCAGGACTGGATCGAGGCGGAGTCGCGAATGCGTGGGTTCCTCGAGGAGATGAGCGCGCACGACGTGGCGACGACGGCGCCCATCCTCGGTGACTGGTCTTCCGACTTCGGCTACCGAGCCGCGAGGGAGCTGCTGCGCATCCGCGACTTCACGGCGATCTTCTCCTCGAACGACCAGATGGCGCTCGGTCTCATGCACGCGATCCGCGACGGCGGGCTCGACGTGCCGGGCGACATCTCGATCGTCGGATTCGACGACATCCCGGAGGCGAAGCACTTCTGGCCGCCCCTCACGACGGTGCGGCAGGACTTCAGCGAACTGGGGCGGCGAGCGGTCTCGCGGCTGCTCGACAACCTCGGCGAAGAGGGATTCGACGAGGCCATCACGCTCGAGCCGCAGCTCATCGTGCGCGGATCGACCGCGCCGCCTGCGTTCTGA
- a CDS encoding ABC transporter ATP-binding protein: MSPTAQEQEGLSMTEGGQPRREAPALSVSDVAVTFASKRGQVSALEDIDLTVERGEFISIAGPSGCGKSTLLKAVAGLTRPSRGAIRLQGEEVKAPRQDIGYVFQRAALLEWRSVRGNILLQAEMRGMNMSVAQERADQLIEMTGLTGFEKALPHELSGGMQQRVSLCRALLHEPQVLLMDEPFGALDALTRERMNVELNRIWRETGTTVLLVTHSVAEAVYLASRVVVMSPRPGRIIEEHTVDLPAERDYAAVLETPEFHRVSSRVRELLGASGHAD, from the coding sequence ATGTCACCGACAGCACAGGAACAGGAGGGACTGTCCATGACGGAGGGCGGACAGCCGCGCCGTGAGGCTCCGGCGCTCTCCGTGTCGGACGTCGCCGTCACGTTCGCATCCAAGCGCGGACAGGTGAGCGCGCTCGAGGACATCGACCTCACGGTCGAGCGCGGCGAGTTCATCAGCATCGCGGGACCCTCCGGCTGCGGAAAATCCACGCTGCTCAAGGCGGTCGCCGGTCTCACGAGACCGAGCCGCGGCGCGATTCGCCTGCAGGGCGAGGAAGTGAAGGCGCCCCGCCAGGACATCGGGTACGTCTTCCAGCGCGCCGCGCTCCTCGAGTGGCGCAGCGTGCGCGGCAACATCCTGCTGCAGGCGGAGATGCGCGGCATGAACATGTCCGTCGCGCAGGAGCGCGCGGATCAGCTGATCGAGATGACGGGGCTGACCGGATTCGAGAAGGCCCTGCCGCACGAGCTCTCCGGTGGCATGCAGCAGCGCGTGTCGCTGTGCCGAGCGCTGCTGCACGAACCGCAAGTGCTGCTCATGGACGAGCCGTTCGGCGCGCTCGACGCGCTCACCCGCGAGCGCATGAACGTCGAGCTCAACCGCATCTGGCGGGAGACGGGAACGACGGTGCTGCTCGTCACCCACTCCGTCGCCGAGGCGGTGTACCTCGCGAGCCGCGTTGTCGTGATGAGCCCGAGACCGGGTCGCATCATCGAGGAGCACACCGTCGACCTGCCCGCCGAGCGCGACTACGCCGCCGTGCTCGAGACCCCCGAGTTCCACCGGGTCTCGAGCCGCGTGCGCGAGCTGCTCGGCGCGAGTGGCCACGCCGACTGA
- the mmsB gene encoding multiple monosaccharide ABC transporter permease: MSDTQTQQSDTVAGGLVNPPQNKFTSWVTHLVTDLGKNGIFLALLFVVVLFAFLTNGILLRPQNISNLIVQNGYILVLAIGMVMVIIAGHIDLSVGSVAAFIGAVSGVFAVHWGLPWWLAIVLSLAVGALVGVWQGFWVAYVGIPAFIVTLAGMLIFRGLALAVLGNANIGSFPKEYRALGNGYITDVFGKFDVDPLTLIVAAIAVVALIVQQVRQRRGRLAYGQEVEPIVWFIVKLALTTVAIGLFAFALASYKGIPVTLVVLAVLVLLYATIMNRSVFGRHVYAIGGNRHAAELSGIKTRKIDFLLFVNMGVLSALAGLIFTARLNLAGPKAGDGFELEAISAAFIGGAAVQGGVGTIGGVIIGGLIIGVLNNGMSILGLGIEWQQAVKGLVLLLAVAFDVYNKRRGGGN; encoded by the coding sequence ATGTCTGACACTCAAACCCAGCAGAGCGACACCGTCGCCGGCGGTCTCGTGAATCCGCCGCAGAACAAGTTCACCAGCTGGGTCACCCACCTCGTGACCGATCTCGGCAAGAACGGCATCTTCCTCGCCCTCCTGTTCGTGGTCGTGCTGTTCGCGTTCCTGACCAACGGCATCCTGCTCCGGCCGCAGAACATCTCGAACCTGATCGTGCAGAACGGGTACATCCTCGTTCTCGCCATTGGCATGGTCATGGTGATCATCGCCGGCCACATCGACCTCTCCGTCGGCTCGGTCGCCGCCTTCATCGGAGCCGTGTCCGGGGTGTTCGCCGTGCACTGGGGGCTGCCATGGTGGCTCGCGATCGTGCTCTCCCTCGCGGTCGGCGCGCTCGTGGGCGTCTGGCAGGGATTCTGGGTCGCGTACGTCGGAATACCCGCGTTCATCGTCACTCTCGCAGGAATGCTCATCTTCCGCGGTCTCGCTCTCGCCGTTCTCGGGAACGCGAACATCGGGTCCTTCCCGAAGGAGTATCGCGCGCTCGGCAACGGCTACATCACCGACGTCTTCGGCAAATTCGACGTCGACCCGCTCACGCTCATCGTCGCGGCCATCGCCGTCGTCGCACTCATCGTGCAGCAGGTCCGGCAGCGTCGCGGCCGACTGGCATACGGCCAGGAGGTCGAGCCGATCGTCTGGTTCATCGTCAAGCTCGCGCTCACGACCGTCGCGATCGGCCTTTTCGCGTTCGCACTCGCCTCGTACAAGGGCATCCCGGTCACGCTCGTCGTGCTCGCCGTGCTCGTGCTGCTGTACGCCACGATCATGAACCGCAGCGTCTTCGGCCGACACGTCTACGCGATCGGCGGCAACCGGCACGCCGCCGAGCTCTCCGGAATCAAGACGCGCAAGATCGACTTCCTGCTGTTCGTCAACATGGGCGTGCTTTCCGCCCTCGCAGGCCTGATCTTCACCGCGCGCCTCAATCTCGCCGGACCAAAGGCGGGCGACGGGTTCGAGCTCGAGGCGATCTCAGCGGCGTTCATCGGCGGCGCTGCGGTGCAGGGCGGCGTCGGGACGATCGGCGGCGTCATCATCGGTGGTCTCATTATCGGCGTCCTGAACAACGGCATGTCGATTCTCGGCCTCGGCATCGAATGGCAGCAGGCGGTGAAGGGACTCGTGCTACTTCTCGCCGTGGCGTTCGACGTGTACAACAAGCGTCGCGGCGGCGGGAACTGA
- the chvE gene encoding multiple monosaccharide ABC transporter substrate-binding protein: MKKFLLAALTAGAMVVSLAGCSGGAAGGGEGDGALVGVAMPTKSSERWIADGNSVKKQLEAEGFRVDLQYAEDDIPTQVSQIENMITKGAEALIVASIDGTTLTSVLQSAADNDIPVIAYDRLIRDTENVDYYASFDNYKVGVQQADSVLNGLGLVELDGSKKADAPKGPFNIELFGGSPDDNNATFFWDGAMDTLKPYLDDGTLVVKSGQTDFDQAATLRWDGETAQKRMENLLTANYSGGDKVNAVLSPYDGISRGIISALNDAGYSLGDEWPVISGQDAELDSVKAIDRGEQYATIFKDTRSLAAEAVKMTIAVLNDEEPEVNNTEDYDNGTKVVPSMLLDSQIVVKDNVQKTLVDSGYWTEDEIKG; this comes from the coding sequence ATGAAAAAGTTTCTTCTTGCCGCGCTCACGGCGGGCGCGATGGTGGTCTCCCTTGCCGGCTGCTCCGGCGGCGCGGCAGGTGGCGGAGAAGGCGACGGCGCGCTCGTCGGCGTCGCGATGCCGACGAAGAGCTCCGAACGCTGGATCGCCGACGGCAACTCGGTGAAGAAGCAGCTCGAGGCGGAAGGCTTCCGCGTCGACCTGCAGTACGCCGAGGACGACATCCCGACGCAGGTGTCGCAGATCGAGAACATGATCACCAAGGGCGCCGAGGCGCTCATCGTCGCCTCGATCGACGGAACGACGCTCACGAGCGTGCTGCAGTCCGCGGCCGACAACGACATTCCCGTCATCGCATACGACCGGCTCATCCGCGACACGGAGAACGTCGACTACTACGCCTCCTTCGACAACTACAAGGTCGGCGTGCAGCAGGCCGACTCGGTTCTGAACGGACTCGGCCTCGTCGAGCTCGACGGGTCGAAGAAGGCCGACGCGCCGAAGGGCCCCTTCAACATCGAGCTGTTCGGCGGGTCGCCCGACGACAACAACGCCACGTTCTTCTGGGATGGCGCGATGGACACGCTCAAGCCGTACCTCGACGACGGAACGCTCGTCGTGAAGAGCGGCCAGACCGACTTCGACCAGGCGGCGACGCTGCGCTGGGACGGCGAGACCGCGCAGAAGCGCATGGAGAACCTGCTCACCGCGAACTACTCAGGCGGCGACAAGGTGAACGCCGTGCTCTCCCCGTACGACGGCATCTCGCGCGGAATCATCTCCGCCCTCAACGACGCCGGATACTCGCTCGGCGACGAGTGGCCGGTCATCTCGGGTCAGGACGCCGAGCTCGACTCGGTGAAGGCCATCGATCGCGGCGAGCAGTACGCGACGATCTTCAAGGACACGCGCAGCCTCGCGGCCGAAGCGGTGAAGATGACGATCGCCGTTCTGAACGACGAGGAGCCCGAGGTGAACAACACCGAGGACTACGACAACGGCACGAAGGTCGTTCCGTCGATGCTCCTCGACTCGCAGATCGTCGTGAAGGACAACGTGCAGAAGACGCTCGTGGACAGCGGCTACTGGACCGAAGACGAGATCAAGGGCTGA
- a CDS encoding glycerate kinase, whose protein sequence is MARTIVIAPDSFKGSATAAEIAEAIGRGWSSVRPDDDVRLLPMADGGEGTLDAFEVAVPGAKRKPVRVTGPVGDPVDAAWLLLPDGTAVVELALTSGITLLDPLRPFEAQTVGFGEAIAAALDGGATALLLAIGGSSSTDGGLGALQALGAKATDAAGRAVSAGNAGLADLDTLDLSELRQLPEHGARVLSDVTNPLFGEHGAAAVFGPQKGASPDDIAVLDANLARLAKHVDVDPGTPGAGAAGGAGFGLLAWGATLDPGSAAVGDALGAPDVIGDADVVITGEGRYDSQSAGGKVPSYIAGLAGEHTRTLLVAGLVDADPAELFDDSESLTDIAGGLDAAIADSLTHAREAGARLARRMPGGD, encoded by the coding sequence ATGGCGCGCACGATCGTAATCGCTCCGGACTCGTTCAAGGGCTCCGCCACGGCGGCGGAGATCGCGGAAGCGATCGGGCGCGGCTGGTCGTCCGTCCGACCCGACGACGACGTCCGCCTCCTTCCGATGGCCGACGGCGGGGAAGGCACGCTCGACGCGTTCGAGGTCGCCGTTCCGGGCGCGAAGCGCAAACCGGTGCGCGTCACGGGCCCGGTCGGCGACCCCGTCGACGCCGCATGGCTCCTGCTGCCCGACGGCACCGCCGTCGTCGAGCTCGCCCTCACGAGCGGCATCACCCTGCTCGATCCGCTGCGGCCGTTCGAGGCGCAGACCGTCGGGTTCGGCGAGGCGATCGCCGCGGCCCTCGACGGCGGGGCGACCGCCCTGCTTCTCGCCATCGGCGGAAGCTCCTCCACCGACGGCGGCCTCGGCGCGCTGCAGGCGCTCGGCGCGAAGGCGACGGATGCCGCCGGGCGAGCCGTGTCAGCCGGCAATGCCGGTCTCGCCGACCTCGACACGCTCGATCTCTCCGAACTCAGGCAGCTTCCCGAGCACGGCGCGCGCGTTCTCTCCGACGTCACGAACCCCCTGTTCGGCGAGCATGGGGCCGCCGCCGTGTTCGGGCCGCAGAAGGGCGCGAGCCCGGATGACATCGCGGTTCTCGACGCCAACCTCGCCCGGCTCGCGAAGCACGTCGACGTCGACCCGGGCACTCCTGGGGCGGGAGCGGCAGGGGGAGCCGGGTTCGGCCTGCTCGCCTGGGGTGCCACGCTCGATCCCGGCTCCGCCGCAGTGGGCGACGCGCTCGGTGCTCCCGATGTCATCGGCGACGCCGACGTCGTCATCACGGGGGAGGGCCGGTACGACAGCCAGTCCGCGGGCGGGAAGGTGCCGAGCTACATCGCCGGCCTTGCGGGCGAGCACACCCGCACGCTTCTCGTCGCCGGTCTCGTCGACGCCGACCCGGCCGAGCTCTTCGACGACTCCGAATCCCTCACCGACATCGCCGGAGGCTTGGACGCCGCGATCGCGGATTCCCTCACGCACGCCCGGGAGGCCGGGGCGCGCCTCGCGCGGCGAATGCCCGGCGGCGACTGA